From Ananas comosus cultivar F153 linkage group 8, ASM154086v1, whole genome shotgun sequence, one genomic window encodes:
- the LOC109713632 gene encoding uncharacterized protein LOC109713632 isoform X3, with protein MEGTHDSSPPVSSSPVSFSSFLVIVVRQSYTSIRISADNEGHRPCTALSRRWSAEDEKPSPFPAACFSPSRPPLPSSLLETCPSWHLGPLFQATHLGVAVATSGGQQSAGSAGGARGPPELVKRGRWWHRR; from the exons ATGGAAGGAACACATGATTCCTCCCCTCCCGTCTCCTCCTCTCCCGTTTCCTTCTCATCTTTTCTCGTGATCGTGGTGCGTCAATCATACACGTCGATACGTATCTCCGCCGATAATGAGGGGCACCGCCCATGCACTGCTCTGTCGCGGCGGTGGTCGGCCGAGGATGAGAAACCATCTCCATTCCCAGCAGCTTGTTTTTCTCCTTCCCGTCCCCCTCTGCCGTCTTCTTTATTGGAAACTTGCCCGTCTTGGCACCTGGGACCACTCTTCCAG GCGACGCATCTTGGGGTGGCAGTGGCAACATCGGGAGGCCAACAGAGTGCGGGGTCTGCTGGTGGTGCACGCGGACCGCCAGAGCTGGTGAAGCGAGGCCGCTGGTGGCACCGTAGGTAG
- the LOC109713632 gene encoding uncharacterized protein LOC109713632 isoform X2, protein MEGTHDSSPPVSSSPVSFSSFLVIVVRQSYTSIRISADNEGHRPCTALSRRWSAEDEKPSPFPAACFSPSRPPLPSSLLETCPSWHLGPLFQPGDASWGGSGNIGRPTECGVCWWCTRTARAGEARPLVAP, encoded by the exons ATGGAAGGAACACATGATTCCTCCCCTCCCGTCTCCTCCTCTCCCGTTTCCTTCTCATCTTTTCTCGTGATCGTGGTGCGTCAATCATACACGTCGATACGTATCTCCGCCGATAATGAGGGGCACCGCCCATGCACTGCTCTGTCGCGGCGGTGGTCGGCCGAGGATGAGAAACCATCTCCATTCCCAGCAGCTTGTTTTTCTCCTTCCCGTCCCCCTCTGCCGTCTTCTTTATTGGAAACTTGCCCGTCTTGGCACCTGGGACCACTCTTCCAG CCAGGCGACGCATCTTGGGGTGGCAGTGGCAACATCGGGAGGCCAACAGAGTGCGGGGTCTGCTGGTGGTGCACGCGGACCGCCAGAGCTGGTGAAGCGAGGCCGCTGGTGGCACCGTAG
- the LOC109713632 gene encoding uncharacterized protein LOC109713632 isoform X1 has translation MEGTHDSSPPVSSSPVSFSSFLVIVVRQSYTSIRISADNEGHRPCTALSRRWSAEDEKPSPFPAACFSPSRPPLPSSLLETCPSWHLGPLFQEEFCGQPGDASWGGSGNIGRPTECGVCWWCTRTARAGEARPLVAP, from the exons ATGGAAGGAACACATGATTCCTCCCCTCCCGTCTCCTCCTCTCCCGTTTCCTTCTCATCTTTTCTCGTGATCGTGGTGCGTCAATCATACACGTCGATACGTATCTCCGCCGATAATGAGGGGCACCGCCCATGCACTGCTCTGTCGCGGCGGTGGTCGGCCGAGGATGAGAAACCATCTCCATTCCCAGCAGCTTGTTTTTCTCCTTCCCGTCCCCCTCTGCCGTCTTCTTTATTGGAAACTTGCCCGTCTTGGCACCTGGGACCACTCTTCCAG GAAGAATTCTGTGGGCAGCCAGGCGACGCATCTTGGGGTGGCAGTGGCAACATCGGGAGGCCAACAGAGTGCGGGGTCTGCTGGTGGTGCACGCGGACCGCCAGAGCTGGTGAAGCGAGGCCGCTGGTGGCACCGTAG